One Heptranchias perlo isolate sHepPer1 chromosome 5, sHepPer1.hap1, whole genome shotgun sequence DNA window includes the following coding sequences:
- the LOC137321455 gene encoding G-protein coupled receptor family C group 6 member A-like yields the protein MIYTIEMINNSTLLPDIKLGYEIYDTCTDATRAITAAMKLLSKSNTSENCLEVRCNYTDYQPIVKAVVGESYSELSIPIGRIFNVILMPQISFASSAAILSDKVRFASFLRTVPSDIHQTEALARLVSNSQWNWIGIIATDDDYGKSAMNDFISKAQNHDICIAFQELIPTYVGDEQSDERIQALVSKIENTPNASVIVLFAKPPLVIKLFNEIIQRKVARTWIASDAWSISRAVAMMQNIQKVGNIFGFSFKNGNIPGFLTHLKNLRPRPGTLNKFIDEYRQLRFTCSDEYINYTKTCGSSSQRCSLPDSLKLVSPLACTKTNESFADFDDDYLVRNVELGGTYATFLAIKSIAHALRNLLKCQEGACQRTLDFAPWRLLQALKTVNFTEAGRQLYFDKSGDSTNGYDLINWVMENGTAQFKTIGEYKLLDKKIHIYDVTFRNTTKAVFSNCSQSCKPGQRKNSHTSYTCCYDCVPCAEGYYSVDRDMNNCLKCSDDQWSDAGSSKCNDRTIEFFRWNDGFAIVLVVFACLGILLIIVIIIIFTLNLNTPAVKAAGGQFCYIILFSLFFSFVSTGFFIGKPTSYGCNIRQPLFGISFTICVSWILIKSFRIVLAFKLDPIVHEQMKKLYKPIVILVMCTGIQVIVCTLWLALKGPRSVISYDIPKIILLKCEEGSNVAFGVMLGYIAVLAIFCFLFAFMGRKLPDRYNEAKFITFSMLIYLIVWISFVPVYVNTDDRYLSAVEVVAILASNYGILCCHFFPKCYFICFKKKANTPERYMKSVREHYSQQDVVNCWQASAISESIWSVPISSPPMQGPQFFQFPVNTIRRKHFPTFTQSSVGDRRNSW from the exons ATGATATACACCATTGAAATGATAAACAACTCTACTCTACTACCAGATATTAAACTTGGATATGAAATATATGACACCTGTACAGATGCCACCAGGGCTATAACAGCTGCAATGAAGTTACTTTCTAAGTCAAACACCTCAGAAAATTGTCTGGAAGTTCGATGCAATTACACTGATTACCAGCCAATTGTAAAAGCTGTTGTAGGTGAATCCTATTCTGAGTTGTCGATTCCCATCGGAAGAATATTTAATGTAATCCTCATGCCTCAG AtcagttttgcatcatctgctGCAATCCTTAGTGACAAGGTGAGATTTGCATCGTTTTTACGCACTGTTCCGAGTGACATCCATCAGACAGAGGCCTTGGCTCGACTTGTCAGCAACTCTCAATGGAACTGGATTGGAATTATCGCTACCGATGATGACTATGGCAAGTCTGCAATGAACGATTTCATTTCAAAAGCACAGAACCATGACATTTGTATTGCTTTTCAAGAACTGATTCCAACATATGTGGGTGATGAACAAAGTGATGAAAGAATACAGGCCTTGGTTTCAAAAATTGAAAACACTCCTAATGCGAGTGTTATTGTTCTTTTTGCTAAACCACCACTTGTCATTAAACTGTTCAATGAAATCATTCAGCGTAAAGTGGCTAGAACATGGATTGCCAGTGATGCTTGGTCCATATCCAGAGCAGTTGCAATGATGCAGAATATCCAAAAAGTTGGAAACATATTTGGTTTTTCTTTCAAAAATGGAAACATTCCAGGCTTTCTAACACATTTAAAGAACCTAAGGCCGAGGCCTGGAACTCTTAACAAGTTCATTGACGAATACAGGCAACTTCGTTTTACTTGTTCGGATGAATATATCAATTACACAAAGACATGTGGTTCAAGCTCACAGCGCTGCTCACTTCCAGACTCCTTGAAACTGGTGTCACCTCTTGCTTGTACCAAAACAAATGAATCCTTTGCAGATTTTGATGATGATTATTTAGTTAGAAACGTAGAGCTCGGTGGAACTTATGCAACGTTCTTGGCAATCAAATCAATAGCTCACGCTCTGAGGAACCTCCTAAAATGTCAAGAAGGAGCATGTCAAAGAACACTTGATTTTGCACCATGGAGG TTACTTCAAGCTCTAAAAACGGTGAATTTCACTGAAGCGGGGAGACAGCTTTATTTTGACAAGTCTGGAGATTCCACAAATGGATATGACTTAATAAATTGGGTGATGGAGAATGGTACTGCACAGTTTAAAACGATTGGAGAATACAAACTTCTGGATAAAAAAATACACATTTATGATGTTACCTTCAGAAACACCACAAAG GCTGTGTTTTCTAACTGTTCACAATCCTGCAAACCTGGACAAAGGAAGAACTCACATACCTCATACACCTGCTGTTATGACTGTGTACCTTGCGCAGAGGGATACTACTCTGTAGATCGGG ATATGAACAACTGTTTGAAGTGCTCGGATGaccagtggtctgatgccggaaGTTCAAAGTGTAATGACAGAACCATTGAATTCTTCAGATGGAATGATGGGTTTGCAATTGTACTTGTAGTTTTTGCTTGTTTAGGGATTCTTTTAATAATTGTAATTATTATAATATTTACACTGAATTTGAACACGCCAGCAGTAAAGGCTGCTGGGGGCCAGTTCTGTTATATAATTCTCTTCTCATTGTTCTTTAGCTTTGTCAGTACTGGGTTTTTTATTGGTAAACCAACAAGTTATGGCTGTAATATTAGACAGCCACTCTTTGGCATAAGCTTTACTATTTGTGTTTCTTGGATCCTAATCAAATCTTTTAGGATCGTTCTGGCGTTTAAGCTTGATCCCATTGTCCATGAACAAATGAAGAAGTTGTATAAACCCATAGTAATTCTGGTAATGTGTACAGGGATTCAAGTAATTGTTTGTACACTGTGGTTGGCACTTAAAGGTCCCCGTTCCGTAATAAGTTATGACATACCTAAAATCATTTTACTAAAATGTGAAGAAGGCTCCAATGTGGCATTTGGTGTCATGTTGGGATATATAGCTGTACTTGCAATATTTTGTTTCCTGTTTGCATTCATGGGCAGGAAGCTGCCAGATAGGTACAATGAGGCCAAGTTCATCACATTCAGCATGCTCATCTATTTAATTGTATGGATTTCTTTTGTCCCTGTGTATGTCAACACTGATGATCGATATCTTTCAGCAGTTGAAGTGGTTGCAATTTTAGCATCAAACTATGGCATCTTATGTTGCCATTTCTTTCCAAAGTGCTACTTCATTTGTTTCAAGAAAAAAGCAAACACGCCTGAGAGATACATGAAGAGTGTGCGTGAGCATTACAGTCAGCAAGACGTAGTCAACTGTTGGCAAGCTTCAGCTATCAGTGAATCCATTTGGTCTGTACCAATATCTTCACCTCCCATGCAAGGACCTCAATTTTTTCAGTTTCCTGTGAATACAATAAGGCGTAAACATTTTCCAACTTTCACACAATCCTCTGTGGGTGACCGGCGTAATAGCTGGTAA